In Actinomycetota bacterium, the genomic window GAGGCGTTTGCCGCGCAGGTCCTGGCGTGCGACCGGGAGCTGAAGCTCGACCACGACAAGCTGAACCCGAAGGGCGGCGCGATCGCCCTGGGACACCCCATCGGGGCCACGGGCGCCCGCATCATCCTGACGGCGGCGTACGAGCTGCGGGAACGCGACCTGTCCCTGGCCCTGGCCACGCTGTGCATCTCCGGCGGCATGGGGATGGCCATGGTGCTCGAGCGGGCGGGATAGGCAGGGACGCACACATGGTCCACGCCATCGTCCTGGTGCAGTGCGAGATCGACGAGATCCCCGAGGCCGCCCAGGCCATCGCCGACATCCCCGGCGTCTCCGAGGTCTACTCGGTGGCGGGCGAGGTCGACCTGGTGGCCGTGATCCGGGTGAGGGACCACGACGATCTGGCCCGCGTCATCCCACAGGGCGTGGCCAAGGTCGAGGGGGTGGTCCGGACCGAGACCCTCATCGCGTTCCAGGTCTACTCGCGCCACGACCTGGACCGGCTGTTCTCGATCGGCTTCGAGGACGAGGAAGCCGGCCCGTAGCCGTGGCCTTCCGAGGCTGGGGGCCGGAGGCGCTGGAGTTCTTCGAGGGGCTCGAGACCGACAACTCCAAGGCCTACTGGCAGCGGAACAAGTCGACGTACGAAGCGAAGGTCCTCGCCCCGATGCAGGAGCTGCTGGCGGAGCTCGAGCCGGAGTGGGGCGAGGGCAGGATCTTTCGCCCCTACCGCGATATCCGCTTCAGCGCCGACAAGTCACCGTACAAGACGAACATCGCGGCGATGATCGGGCCGGGCTACGTGCACCTGAACGCCGACGGGCTCGGCGTCGGGATGGGGATGTACCACATGGCTCCCGACCAGCTCGAGAGGTTCCGGGCGGCGGTGGCCGACGACCGCTCGGGAGTTGAGCTGGAGGCCATCGTCGCCGACGTCAAGGCGGCCGGCATGGACGTGACCGCCCACGAGACGCTGAAGACCGCCCCGAAGGGCTTCCCCAAGGACCATCCCCGAGTCGACCTGCTCCGACACAAGGGCCTGATCGCATGGCGCGAATGGCCGGCCGGGGCATGGCTGGCAACG contains:
- a CDS encoding DUF2461 domain-containing protein, translating into MAFRGWGPEALEFFEGLETDNSKAYWQRNKSTYEAKVLAPMQELLAELEPEWGEGRIFRPYRDIRFSADKSPYKTNIAAMIGPGYVHLNADGLGVGMGMYHMAPDQLERFRAAVADDRSGVELEAIVADVKAAGMDVTAHETLKTAPKGFPKDHPRVDLLRHKGLIAWREWPAGAWLATRKARDRIVDFLQRSKPLNAWLEARVGESTLPARTR
- a CDS encoding Lrp/AsnC ligand binding domain-containing protein, yielding MVHAIVLVQCEIDEIPEAAQAIADIPGVSEVYSVAGEVDLVAVIRVRDHDDLARVIPQGVAKVEGVVRTETLIAFQVYSRHDLDRLFSIGFEDEEAGP